Below is a window of Schistocerca cancellata isolate TAMUIC-IGC-003103 chromosome 4, iqSchCanc2.1, whole genome shotgun sequence DNA.
tatggcaaaaacgccaatatgggaaaaacgcaaatgtgggaaaaacgcaaaaaaagaaaaaacgcaaatatggttaaaacgcaaatataggaataaCCCAAATATGAGAAAACCAAAATATGGCCaaacgcaaatattgcagaaacgcaaatattgcaaaatcgcaaatatggcataatcgcaaatatggcaaaaacgcaaatatggcaaaaaagcaaatatggcaaaaacgcaaatatgggataaacgcaaatatgggaaaaacgcaaatatgggagaaacgcaaatatgggaaaaacgcaaatattggaaattgcaaatatggcaaaaacgcaaatatggcaaaaacgcaaatatgggaaaaacgcaaatatgggaaaaacgcaaatatggcaaaaacccaaatatggcaaaaacccaaatatggcaaaaacgcaaatatggcaaaaatgcaaatatggcaaaaactcaaatatggcaaagacgcaaatatggcaaagacgcaaatatggcaaagatgcaaatatggctaaaacgcaaatatggcaaaaacgaaaatatgacaaaaacgcaaatatggaaaatacgcaaatatggcaaaaacgcaactatgggaaaaacccaaatatgggaaaaacgcgaatatgggaaaagataaacttgtggtacaaattgacaagaggaaagaatcggttggtaagacatagtGTGAAtattcaaaggttcacgaaatatatgaaaaacgcaaatatgggaaaaacgcaaatatgagaaaaacgagaatatggcaaaaacgcaaatatggcaaaaacgcaaatatggcaaaaacgcaaatacggcaaaaacacaaatatggtaaaaacgcaaatatggcaaaaacgcaaatatggaaaaaacgcaaatatggcaaaaacgcaaataaggcaaaaacggaaatatggcaaaaacggaaatatgacaaaaacggaaatatgacaaaaacggacATATGGCAAAAATggagatatggcaaaaacgaaaatatggcaaaaacgaaaatatggcaaaaacggaaataaggcaaaacggaagtatggcaaaaacgcaaatgtggcaaagacgcaaatatggcagaaacacaaatatggcaaaaacgcaaatatggcagaaatgctaatatggcaaaaacgcaaatatggcaaaaaccgaaATATGGCcaaaatggaaatatggcaaatcgcaaatatgacaaatcgcaaatatgggaaaaacgcaaatatgggaaaaaaatatggcaaaaccacaaatattagaaaaaagcaaatataggaaaaacgcaaaaatgggaaaaatgcaaatatgggagaagataaacttgtggtacaacttgacaagaggaaagattcggttggtatgacatagtctgaatagtcaaaggttcactaaatatatgagaaacgcaaatatgggaaaaacgcaaatatgggaaaaacacaaatatggcaaagacgcaaatatggcaaaaccgcaaatatgggaaagacgcaaatatgggaaagacgcaaatatgggaaggacgcaaatatgggaaagacgcaaatatgggaaagactcaaatatgggaaagacgcaaatttgggaaagacgcaaatatgggaaagacgcaaatatgggaaagacgcaaatatggaaacgacgcaaaaatgggaaaaacgcaaatatgggaaatacgcaaatattggaaaaacgcagatatgggaaaaacgcataatatgggaaaaacgcaaatatggttaaaatgcaaatacaggaaaaacgcaaatatggcaaaaacgcaaatacgggcaaaacgcaaatatggcaaaaacgcaaatatggcaaaaacgcaaatatggcaaaaacgcaaatgagccaaaaacgcaaatatggcaaaaaagcaaatatggcacaaacacaaatatgggaaaaacgcaaatatggcgaaaacgcaaatatggcaaagacctaaatatggcaaagacgcaaatatggcaaagacgcaaatacggaaaagacgcaaatatggcaaagacgcaaatatggcaaagatgcaaatatagcaaagacgcaaatatgggaaagacgcaaatattggaaagacgcaaatatgggaaacatgcaaatatgggaaacacgcaaatgtgggaaatacgcaaatatgggacaaaaggcaaatatgggaaaaacgcaaatatgggaaaaacgcaaatatgggaaaaaggcaaatatggtaaaaatgcaaatatgagaaaaacgcaaatatgggaaaaacgcaaatatgggaaaaatgcaaaaatgggagaagataaacttgtggtacaacttgacaagaggaaagaatcagttggtaggacatagtgtgaatagtcaaaggttcacgaaatatatgaaaaacgtaaatatgggaaaaacgcaaatatgggaaaaacgcaaatatgggaaaaaagcaaatatgggaaaaacgcaaagatgggaaaaacgcaaatatggcaaatacgcaaatatggcaaaaacgcaaatatggcaaagaagtAAATATGGcaatgacgcaaatatggcaaagacgcaaatatggaaaagacgcaaatatggcaaagacgcaaatatgggaaagacgcaaagaaaggaaagacgcaaatatgggaaagacacaaataggggaaaaacgcaaatatggaaaaaacgcaaatatcggaagaacacaaatatcggaaaaacgcaaatattggaaaaacgcaaaaaggggaaaaacgcatatatggaaataacgcaaatatgggaaaaatgcaaataagggagaagataaacttgtggtacaacttgacaagcggaaagaatcggttggtaggacatagtctaaatagtcaaaggttcaagaaatatatgagaaatgcaaatatgggaaaaacgcaaatatgggaaaaacgcaaatatggcaaacaagcacatatggcaaaaacgccaatatgggaaaaacgcaaatatgggaaaaacgcaaatatggaaaaaacgcaaatatggttaaaacgcaaatataggaaaaacccaaatatgggaaaaaccaaaatatggccaaacgcaaatattgcagaaacgcaaatattgcaaaatcgcaaatatggcaaaatcgcaaatatggcaaaaactcaaatatggcaaaaaagcaaatttggcaaaaacgcaaatatgggaaaaacgcaaatatgggaaaaacgcaaatatgggagaaacgcaaatatgggaaaacgcaaatatgtgaaaacgcaaatatggcaaaaacgcaaatatgacaaatacgcaaatatgggaaaaacgcaaatatgggaaaaaaccaaatatggcaaaaacccaaatatggcaaaaacccaaatatggcaagaatgcaaatatggcaaaaatgcaaatatggcaaaaacgcaaatatggcaaagacgcaaatatggcaataccgcaaatatggcaaaaacgcaaatatggcagaaacacaaTTATGGCAaaatatgcaaatatggcaaaaacgcaaatatggcaaatcgcaaatatgacaaatcacaaatatgggaaaaacgcaaatatgggaaaaaaatttgGCAAAACCGTAATTATTGGAAAACCGCCattatgggaaaatgcaaatatgggagaaaataaacttgtggtacaacttgacaagaggaaagaatcggttggtaggacatagtctgaatagttaaaggttcacgaaatatacgagaaacgcaaatatgggaaaaacgcaaatatgggaaaaacgcaaatatgggaaaaacgcaaatatggcaaatacgcaaatatggcaaaaacgcacatatgggaaagacgcaaatatgggaaaaacgcaaatataggaaagacgcaaatattggaaagacgcaaatatgggaaacacgcaaatatgggacaaaaggcaaatatgggaaaaacgcaaatatgtgaaaaaagcaaatatgggaaaaacgcaaatatgggaaaaacgcaaatatgggaaaaacgcaattatggcaaatacgcaaatatggcaaaaacgcaaatatgggaaagacgcaaatatggcaaaatcgcaaatatggcaaaaacgcaaatatgggaaaaacgcaaatatgggaaaaacgaaaatatgggaaaaacgaaaaatgGGAATAGattaacttgtggtacaacttcacaagaggaaagaatcggttggtaggacatagtctgaatagtcaaaggttcacgaaatatatgagaaatgcaaatatgggtaaaacgccaatatgggaagaacgcaaatatcggAAGAACGGATTTATGGGAAGATCGCAATTATGGGAAGAACGCaattatgggaagaacgcaaatatgggaagaacgcaaatatgggaagaacgcaagtACGGGAAGAACGCaagtatgggaagaacgcaaatatgggaaaaacgcaagtatgcgaaaaacgcaaatatgggaaaaacgcaaatatgggaaaaacgcaaatatgggaaaaacgcaaaaatatgggagaaacgcaaatatgggaaaaacgcaaaaatatgggaaaaacgcaaatatgggaaaaacgcaaatatggaaaaacgcaaatataggaaaaacgcagttatggcaaaaacgcaaatatgggaaaaacgcaaatattgctaAGACGCAAATAtgtcaaagacgcaaatatggcaaagacgcaaatatggcaaagacgcaaatatggcaaagacgcaaatatggcaaagacgcaaatatggcaaagacgcaaatatgggaaagacgcaaatatggggaaaacgcaaatatggggaaaacacaaatatgggaaaaacgcaaatatgggaaaaacgcaaatatgggaaaaacgcaaatatggttaaaacgcaaatatggttaaaaaggaaatataggaaaaacccaaatgtgggaaaaaaccaaAATATGaccaaacgcaaatatggcaaaaacgcaaatgtggcaaaatcgcaaatatggcaaaatcgcaaatatggcaaaaacgcaaatatggcaaaaaagcaaatatggcaaaaacgcaaatatggcatgaagcaaatatggcaaaaacgcgaatattgcaaaaacgcgaatatggcaaaaacgcaaatatggcaaaaacgcaaatatggcaaaaacgcaaatatgggaaaaaacgcaaatatgggaaaaacgcaaatatggcaaaaacgcaaacatggcaaaaacggaaatatgggaaaaacgcaaatatgggaaaaacgcaaatatgtgagaatcgcaaatatggtaaaaacgcaaatatgggaaaaacgcaaacattggaaaaacgaaaatatgggaaaaacgcaaatatgggaaagtcgcaaatatggggaaaacgcaaatattgcaaaacccaaatatggcaaaaacgcaagtatggcaaaaacgcaaatatggcaaaaacgcaaatatagcaaaaacacaaatatagcaaaaacggaaataaggcaaaatcggtaatatggcaaaaacggaaatatggcaaaagagaaaatatgccaaaaacgaaaatatggcaaaaacggaaataaggcaataacggaaatatggcaagaatggaaaaatggcaaagatgcaaatatggcagagACACAcatatatggcagaaacgcaaatatggcaacaacgcaaatatgacaaaaacgcaaaaatggcagaaacacaattatggcaaatcgcaaatatgacaaatcgcaaatatgggaaaaacgcaattatgggaaaaacgcaaatatgggaatatcgcaaatatggtaaaaacgcaaatatgggaaaaacgcaaacattggacaaacgcaaatatgggaaaaacgcaaatatggaaaaaacgcaaatatgggaaaaacgcaattatgggaaaaacgcgaatatgggatatacgcgaatatgggaaaaacgcgaatatgggaaaaactcgaatatgggaaaaacgcgaaaatgggaaaaacgtgaatatggggaaaacgcgaatatgggaaaaacgcgaatatgggaaaaactcgaatatagcaaaaacgcaaatatggcaaaaacgcgaatatggcaaaaacgcgaaaatggtaaaaacgcgaatatggcaaaaactcgaatatggcaaaaacgcgaatatggcaaaatcgcgaatatgggaaaaaagcaaatatggcaaaaatgcaaatatggcaaaaaagcaaatatatcaaaaaagcaaatatggcaaaaaaggaaatatggcaaaaaggcaaatatggcacaatcgcaaaaatggcaaaatcgcaaaaatggcaaaaacgcgaatatggcaaaaactcgaatatggcaaaaacgcgaatatggcaaaaacgcgaaaatggtaaaaacgcgaatatggcaaaaactcgaatatggcaaaaacgagaaTATGGCTAAAAcgggaatatggcaaaaacgggaatatgacaaaaacgcgaatatgggaaatacgcaaatatgggataaacgcaaataagggaaaaacgcaaatatgggaaaaacgcaaatacgggaaaaacgcaaatataagaaaaacgcaagtatgggaaaaacgcagatatgggaaaaacgcatatatgggaaaaacgcaaatatgggaaaaaagcaaatatgggaaggacgcaaatatgggaagaacacaaatatgggaaaaacacaaatatgggaaaaacgcaaatatgggaaacacgcaaatatgggaaaaatgtaaatatgggaaaaacgcaaatatgggaaaaacgcaaatatgggaaaaacgcaaatatgggaaaaacggaaatattgaaaaaattcaaatattggaaaaacgcaaatattgaaaaaacgcaaaaatgggaaaaacgcaaatatgggaaaaaagcaaatatgggaaaatgcaaatatgggagaagataaacttgtggtacaacttgacaagaggaaaggatcggttggtaggacatagtctgaatagtcaaaggatcacgaaatatatgagaaacgcaaatatgggaaaacgcaaatatgggaaaaacgcaaatatgggaaaaaagcaaatatgggaaaaacgcaaatatggcaaaatcgcaaatatggcaaaatcgcaaatatggcaaaaaagcaaatatggcacaatcgcaaaaatggcaaaatcgcaaaaatggcaaaaaaggcaaatatggcaaaaacgcaaatatggcaaaaagacaaatatggcaaaaacgcaaatatggcaaagaagcaaatatggcaaaaaggcaaatatggcaaaaatgcgaaAATGGTAAAaatgcaactatgggaaaaacgcaaatatgggaaaaacgcaaatatggcaaaaacgcaaacatggcaaaaacgaaaatatggcaaa
It encodes the following:
- the LOC126184148 gene encoding uncharacterized protein LOC126184148 → MGKTQIWEKRKYGKYANMAKTHIWERRKYGKNANIGKTQILERRKYGKHANMGQKANMGKTQICEKSKYGKNANMGKTQIWEKRNYGKYANMAKTQIWERRKYGKIANMAKTQIWEKRKYGKNENMGKTKNGNRLTCERKYRKNGFMGRSQLWEERNYGKNANMGRTQIWEERKYGKNASMGRTQIWEKRKYAKNANMGKTQIWEKRKYGKNAKIWEKRKYGKNAKIWEKRKYGKNANMEKRKYRKNAVMAKTQIWEKRKYC
- the LOC126184147 gene encoding uncharacterized protein LOC126184147 gives rise to the protein MAKTQIWQKRKYGKNANEPKTQIWQKSKYGTNTNMGKTQIWRKRKYGKDLNMAKTQIWQRRKYGKDANMAKTQIWQRCKYSKDANMGKTQILERRKYGKHANMGNTQMWEIRKYGTKGKYGKNANMGKTQIWEKGKYGKNANMRKTQIWEKRKYGKNAKMGEDKLVQIWEKRKDGKNANMANTQIWQKRKYGKEVNMAMTQIWQRRKYGKDANMAKTQIWERRKERKDANMGKTQIGEKRKYGKNANIGRTQISEKRKYWKNAKRGKTHIWK